From a region of the Panicum virgatum strain AP13 chromosome 2K, P.virgatum_v5, whole genome shotgun sequence genome:
- the LOC120694786 gene encoding uncharacterized protein LOC120694786: MALPSSASAARLRLLTVPALLLLLSSAALLVFLILPSLSPSSAPTSAHLCTCSPPSTHTTTTVTTTTTTASPAPVTTSPADVAWLKAQLASNSLLTGGTAASHDSWHRLRKGINPRTREQQLFDINRHHGISHYPDEEASNHTALPCPGELLVEEHHSNYGEPWAGGRDVFEFLANASTLTPTDQVLEIGCGTLRVGLHFIRYLDAGRFHCLERDELSLMAALRYELPAQGLLYKRPMIVRGEDMDFSKFGDTVMYDLIYASAVFLHIPDKLVWTGLERLAGKLRPQRGRIFVSHNIKFCSRLGGDECTRRLANLGLEYVGKHTHDSLLFNHYEIWFEFRRPKV; encoded by the exons ATGGCGCTGCCGTCGAGCGCCTCCGcggcgcggctgcggctgctcaccgtgccggcgctgctgctgctgctatccTCCGCCGCGCTGCTCGTCTTCCTCATCCTCCCCTCGCTCTCCCCGTCCTCCGCGCCCACCTCCGCGCACCTCTGCACCTGCTCGCCCCCCTCCActcacaccaccaccaccgtcacGACGACCACCACCACGGCCTCCCCCGCGCCCGTCACCACCTCCCCTGCGGACGTCGCCTGGCTCAAGGCTCAGCTCGCGTCCAACTCCCTCCTCACCGGCGGCACCGCGGCCTCCCACGACTCCTGGCACCGCCTGCGCAAGGGCATCAATCCCCGCACTCGCGAGCAGCAGCTCTTCGACATCAACAG GCACCACGGGATCTCTCACTATCCGGACGAAGAGGCAAGCAACCACACTGCACTGCCGTGCCCCGGAGAGCTCCTTGTGGAAGAGCACCACAGCAACTATGGTGAACCATGGGCCGGTGGGCGGGACGTCTTTGAGTTCCTTGCTAATGCCTCTACACTCACGCCCACAGACCAGGTCCTTGAAATTGGGTGTGGAACACTTCGTGTTGGTCTGCATTTTATTCGGTATCTTGATGCTGGGAGGTTCCATTGCCTGGAAAGGGATGAGTTGTCTCTCATGGCTGCTCTCCGGTATGAACTGCCAGCGCAGGGGCTGCTGTATAAGCGGCCGATGATTGTGAGAGGGGAGGATATGGACTTCAGCAAGTTTGGGGATACGGTTATGTATGATCTCATTTATGCAAGTGCTGTGTTCCTCCATATTCCAGATAAGCTTGTTTGGACTGGGCTTGAGAGGCTTGCAGGGAAGCTGAGACCGCAGAGAGGCCGGATTTTTGTATCGCATAACATTAAGTTTTGCTCAAGACTGGGTGGTGATGAGTGCACACGGCGGCTTGCAAATTTGGGCCTTGAATATGTGGGGAAGCACACTCATGATAGCTTGTTATTTAACCACTATGAGATCTGGTTTGAATTCCGCCGGCCAAAAGTTTAG
- the LOC120694787 gene encoding F-box protein At3g07870-like: MEDTTPLRRLPEDAIADILLRLPSKYILRSGAVCRAWRRITTSPHFLAERARRHQPVSILAHAYLPSAPWARGLPGGFGSEEDTALEALPVASPEDDRRRLVRYPATIPAHCGRLLASCAGVLLFRKAAGLYLLCNPVARRWAELPRLPDDYCRDRDPEYGFYFHQPSGEFRILCCSLTRRVWYIVSTGAAGPRHLEANPDPDLINEFVRPLLTTAAIPVPLHGNLHWPPLWLCAGGESRIMAFNTVSETFLQIAGPKSRAPRMVKLFEMEGLLAVADFGEEKLVDLWFLEDYVGERWAHRYRALAPWKHGSQGRPRNHWGMQSVAVAGDEEGNVFPLIHSWS; the protein is encoded by the exons atggaggacacgacgccgctccgccggcTTCCCGAGGACGCCATCGCCGACatcctcctccgcctgccgTCCAAGTACATCCTCCGCTCCGGCGCCGTCTGCAGGGCCTGGCGCCGCATCACCACCTCCCCGCACTTCCTcgccgagcgcgcgcgccgccaccagccGGTCTCGATCCTCGCGCACGCGTACCTGCCCTCGGCACCATGGGCTCGCGGCCTGCCCGGCGGCTTCGGCTCCGAGGAGGACACCGCGCTGGAAGCGCTCCCGGTCGCCTCCCCCGAGGACGACCGCCGGCGCCTCGTCCGCTACCCCGCGACCATCCCCGCGCACTGCGGCCGCCTGCTCGCCTCGTGCGCCGGCGTGCTGCTCTTCAGGAAGGCCGCGGGGCTCTACCTCCTCTGCAACCCCGTCGCGCGGCGGTGGGCCGAGCTGCCGCGCCTGCCCGACGACTACTGCCGGGACCGCGACCCGGAGTACGGCTTCTACTTCCACCAGCCGTCCGGCGAGTTCCGGATCCTCTGCTGCAGCCTCACGCGCCGCGTCTGGTACATCGtctccaccggcgccgccgggccCCGGCACCTGGAAGCGAACCCCGACCCGGATCTCATCAACGAATTTGTACGCCCCCTGCTCACGACGGCGGCGATACCCGTGCCTCTCCACGGCAACTTGCACTGGCCGCCGCTGTggctctgcgccggcggcgaatCGAGGATCATGGCTTTCAACACCGTGTCGGAGACGTTCCTCCAAATTGCCGGGCCCAAGTCGAGGGCGCCCAGGATGGTGAAGCTGTTCGAGATGGAGGGGCTGCTCGCGGTGGCCGACTTTGGGGAGGAGAAGCTCGTCGACTTGTGGTTCCTCGAGGACTACGTCGGCGAGAGGTGGGCGCACCGCTACCGGGCCCTCGCACCGTGGAAACATGGCAGCCAAGGGAGGCCGCGTAATCATTGGGGTATGCAGTCTGTGGCCGTGGCGGGCGACGAGGAAGGCAACGTC TTCCCGTTGATCCATTCTTGGAGCTAA
- the LOC120694788 gene encoding probable serine/threonine-protein kinase At1g54610 — protein MGCVHGRPSTTSPAAPVTSSRRRDHPVVSLPQQEGVDSSDAAAAPAEAGAAPEQQADQKPEKPAQVKRERRSRSSRSAAAAAHAEVRLGGSFANKARGEQVAAGWPAWLSAVAGEAINGWTPRRADSFEKIDKIGQGTYSNVYKARDSLSGKIVALKKVRFDNLEPESVRFMAREILILRRLDHPNVVKLDGLVTSRMSCSLYLVFDYMVHDLAGLAASPDIKFTLPQVKCYVHQLLSGLEHCHNRGVLHRDIKGSNLLLDNNGVLKIADFGLASFFDPNHKQPMTSRVVTLWYRPPELLLGATDYGVGVDLWSAGCILAELLAGKPIMPGRTEVEQLHKIFKLCGSPTEEYWKKSKLPHATIFKPQQPYKRRIADTFKDFPQSALRLIETLLAIDPADRLTATSALQSDFFTTEPHACEPSSLPQYPPSKEMDAKQRDEEARRLRAAGRANGDGTRKTRTRDRPRAIPAPEANAELQANIDKRRLITHANAKSKSEKFPPPHQDGALGYPLGCSNHMEPAFEPPDPSSFSTVFPYEKGAVPTWSGPLADSAAGNQKRKHKSGRSSKQPSTARAR, from the exons ATGGGCTGCGTGCACGGCCGCCCGTCCACCACCAGCCCCGCGGCCCCCGtcacctcctcccgccgccgggaCCACCCCGTGGTCTCCCTGCCGCAGCAGGAAGGGGTCGACtcctccgacgccgccgcggcgccggcggaggctgGCGCGGCGCCGGAGCAGCAGGCGGACCAGAAGCCTGAGAAGCCGGCGCAGGTGAAGAGGGAGCGCCGGTCGCGGTCgtcgcgctccgccgccgcggcggcgcacgcggaggTACGCCTGGGCGGGAGCTTCGCCAACAAGGCGCGCGGCGAGCAGGTCGCCGCCGGCTGGCCTGCCTGGCTCTCCGCCGTCGCTGGCGAGGCCATCAACGGCTggaccccgcgccgcgccgactCCTTCGAGAAGATCGACAAG ATCGGCCAGGGCACGTACAGCAATGTGTACAAGGCGCGGGACTCACTGAGTGGCAAGATCGTGGCGCTCAAGAAGGTGCGCTTCGACAACTTGGAGCCGGAGAGCGTGCGCTTCATGGCGCGCGAGATCCTCATCCTTCGCCGCCTCGACCACCCCAATGTCGTCAAGCTCGACGGGCTCGTCACCTCCCGCATGTCCTGCAGCCTCTACCTCGTCTTCGACTACATGGTCCACGACCTGGCGGGCCTCGCCGCCAGCCCCGACATCAAGTTCACGCTGCCCCAG GTCAAGTGCTATGTGCATCAGTTGTTGTCAGGGCTCGAGCACTGCCACAACCGGGGAGTGCTGCATCGCGACATCAAGGGGTCAAATCTGCTTTTGGACAACAATGGTGTCCTGAAGATTGCAGATTTCGGTCTAGCGTCCTTCTTCGACCCCAACCATAAACAGCCAATGACGAGTCGTGTGGTGACACTCTGGTACCGCCCACCGGAGTTGCTGCTGGGTGCGACGGACTATGGAGTTGGTGTCGACTTGTGGAGTGCTGGATGTATACTTGCTGAATTGCTGGCTGGAAAGCCTATAATGCCTGGACGGACTGAG GTGGAACAGCTGCATAAAATTTTTAAGCTATGTGGCTCTCCAACAGAAGAATATTGGAAAAAATCAAAGTTGCCTCATGCAACTATATTTAAGCCTCAACAACCATACAAAAGGAGAATAGCGGATACATTCAAAGATTTCCCTCAATCAGCACTACGACTGATTGAAACACTACTTGCAATTGATCCAGCTGATCGTTTAACAGCAACATCTGCATTACAAAGTGAT TTCTTTACAACTGAGCCTCATGCATGTGAACCATCAAGTCTTCCCCAATACCCACCGAGTAAAGAGATGGATGCGAAACAAAGAGATGAAGAAGCTAGACG CTTAAGGGCTGCTGGTAGAGCTAATGGAGATGGAACAAGGAAGACAAGGACACGAGACCGGCCTAGAGCTATTCCAGCTCCTGAGGCAAATGCTGAACTTCAAGCAAATATTGAT AAAAGAAGGTTAATAACACATGCAAATGCAAAGAGCAAGAGTGAAAAGTTCCCTCCACCGCACCAGGATGGTGCACTTGGATATCCCTTGGGCTGTTCAAATCACATGGAACCAGCATTTGAGCCCCCAGATCCTTCTTCCTTCAGCACTGTATTTCCTTATGAAAAAGGCGCCGTGCCTACCTGGTCTGGACCATTGGCTGACTCTGCAGCAGGCAACCAGAAGCGGAAACACAAGTCTGGCCGCTCTTCAAAACAACCGTCAACTGCCCGTGCTAGATGA
- the LOC120694789 gene encoding protein GAMETE EXPRESSED 1-like, producing the protein MVRSGGILRLLAISILLLRSAPNAASWSIFSRRTSKDEAGTPPPLTVAPGFSIDPRGARLVDNARRRIEGPAACWAQAYTRLFASCADIMADKELHSRLAWHLSSCFQEDSGRPPLPDCPDRSAMLHCRSRLSDSEDKVFLEFFLETNTLCHQLQAEAFKRSTERLVNDLSRASKSAHDKLETIEERSHRLLQESESIRGELSSVAAQTKHLTAASAAVGAQMGQVLDHSRAISEQSKEIAAAQAELRAGQAAMRGAVDAGMARVEESYKTLGDGMDRLRDDAAAVERGVRAVGDAVASRMDGLQRAADDIGSAAGRSLENQMRLLDGQAKAMRELNDLHGFQARALEESRETIQRLAHFGQKQQEELLARQEEIRSAHDHLIQNSHSILQAQEEFRAKQANIFAALDKLYVLHNAILVESRFIKAFFFYCCITFLIYLLTSAKQTFDIRGQLYFGLCVTIMLEIGVIKLGADDFNTQFWVLSKVLLVRSVFLAAAVVQILQSIFTYKDYDVLNHHLLQTLVEKVRTIEGNACGGGMAYNPYISENDGSLSSYSWIFDELQDEVDSRIDPDFVPSKNGVLLEQIGENSITKSDSRRYNLRPRIRPC; encoded by the exons ATGGTGAGGAGCGGGGGAATTCTTCGCCTCCTTGCCATCTCGATCCTGCTCTTGCGCTCTGCACCCAATGCCGCGTCGTGGAGCATCTTCTCCAGGAGGACGTCCAAAGACgaggccggaacgccgccgccgctgacggTCGCCCCCGGCTTCTCGATCGACCCCCGGGGCGCGCGGCTCGTGGACAACGCGCGGCGCCGGATCGAGGGCCCGGCGGCCTGCTGGGCCCAGGCCTACACCCGCCTCTTCGCCAGCTGCGCCGACATCATGGCCGACAAGGAGCTCCACTCCAGGCTCGCCTGGCACCTCAGCAGCTGCTTCCAGGAGGactccggccgcccgccgctccccgACTGCCCGGACCGCTCCGCCATGCTGCACTGCCGCAGCCGCCTCTCCGACTCCGAGGACAAGGTCTTCCTCGAGTTCTTCCTCGAGACCAACACCCTCTGCCACCAGCTGCA GGCCGAGGCGTTCAAGCGCAGCACGGAGAGGCTGGTGAACGACCTCTCCAGGGCGTCCAAGTCCGCGCACGACAAGCTCGAGACCATCGAGGAGAGGTCTCACCGTCTCCTACAAGAATCCGAGAGCATCCGCGGCGAGCTGTCGTCCGTCGCCGCGCAGACCAAGCACCTCACCGCGGCGTCCGCCGCCGTCGGGGCTCAGATGGGCCAAGTGCTGGACCACTCGAGGGCCATCTCCGAGCAGTCCAAGGAGATCGCGGCCGCGCAGGCGGAGCTCAGGGCCGGGCAGGCCGCGATGAGGGGCGCGGTGGACGCCGGCATGGCGCGGGTGGAGGAGTCCTACAAGACCCTCGGCGACGGGATGGACAGGCTCAGGGACGACGCCGCGGCCGTCGAGAGGGGGGTCAGGGCCGTCGGCGACGCCGTGGCGTCGAGGATGGACGGCCTGCAGCGCGCCGCCGACGACATCGGGAGCGCGGCCGGCAGGTCGCTGGAGAACCAGATGCGGCTGCTGGATGGGCAGGCCAAGGCGATGCGAGAGCTCAACGATCTCCACGGCTTCCAGGCACGAGCACTCGAAGAGAGCCGGGAGACGATTCAGAGGCTCGCGCATTTCGGCcagaagcagcaggaggagctgcTGGCACGGCAAGAGGAGATCCGGAGCGCGCACGATCATCTCATCCAGAATTCTCACTCGATACTGCAAGCTCAG GAAGAGTTCAGGGCGAAGCAGGCCAACATCTTCGCGGCACTGGACAAGCTCTACGTCCTCCACAACGCCATCCTCGTGGAGTCACGGTTCATCAAGGCCTTCTTCTTCTATTGCTGCatcaccttcctcatctacttgCTCACCAGCGCCAAGCAGACGTTCGACATCAGGGGCCAGCTCTATTTCG GTCTTTGCGTTACGATTATGCTGGAGATTGGAGTGATCAAACTGGGAGCTGACGACTTCAACACTCAGTTCTGGGTCCTGTCCAAGGTGCTGCTGGTCAGATCAGtgttcctcgccgccgctgtcgtCCAGATCTTGCAGTCCATCTTCACATACAA GGATTATGATGTTCTGAACCATCATCTGCTCCAAACGCTGGTCGAGAAAGTTCGGACTATTGAAGGCAATGCCTGCGGCG GAGGCATGGCATATAATCCATACATCTCCGAGAATGATGGAAGCCTGAGCAGCTACTCCTGGATCTTCGACGAGTTACAGGACGAAGTGGACAGCAGGATcgatccagacttcgtgccgTCAAAAAATGGCGTTCTACTGGAACAAATCGGCGAAAACTCAATCACCAAGTCAGACTCAAGGAGATACAACCTCCGTCCGCGCATTAGACCGTGCTAA